The following nucleotide sequence is from Citrus sinensis cultivar Valencia sweet orange chromosome 6, DVS_A1.0, whole genome shotgun sequence.
AATAACGcgtataataaaaatattgaaccAACCAGGCAACAAGTTGTATTAAATATGTATTGAAGCAACTCGTCCGTATTATTTGACTTGTTCCTCAAAAAGTGTCTTGGAACCAGTCCATGAGAGCGTGCTTCGATCGATCTTCttcaactttatatataaaataaatcatcctcgatcttatttgaaaaagttcTCGTTCTCATTAACTTGTCAATTTTACAATCAAGTATCAAACCAATCATGGCACAGCAGCCAGTTAATGTTCCAGCGCCAACTCCCCCACCAAATCCGGCGATGTATTCCAATCCGGTTTCCATTATCGGCCCGCAATATTGCCTTCCCTATCCGGTTGATCTTGCCGTTGTTAGAAAGTTTATGACCCTCGCAGATGGAAGCTTTACTGTCACTGACATCAACGACAACATCATGTTCAAAGTCAAAGAGAAACATTTTAGCCTCCATGACAAGCGGACTCTACTCGATCCTGCCGGCAATCCTGTGGTCACCATAACAGAGAAAGTAAGCctcttcaattaattcatttctgtattttacaaaatacagACTTTGTACAATTATAATTAGCAATTGATCAGTATATCTTGCCAATTCACTTTTCTtcgtttttaatttttaactttttatatgCAGTTGTTTTCTGCGCACGTGAAGCATTTTGTATTCAGGGGAGCAAGCACAGATGCCAAAGATCTTCTCTTTACTGTGGGAACATCTTCAGTGCTCCAATTGAAGACCGCTTTGAATGTTTTTTTGGCAGGTAACACCAAACAAGAGGTTTGTGATTTTAAGGTCAAAGGCAGCTGGACAGAACGATCCTGTGTTGTTTATGCAGGAGAGTCCAACACAATTGTTGCCCAGGTAgttaattagataaataaataattgctGCTATATCATATCAACAATAGTTCTTTCAATTTGATAATCTAATTGACAATTAATGTTGAACTTGCAGATGCACAAAAAGGAAACCGTTGGAAGCTTCTTCCTTAACAAGGATAGATTCGCCGTGACAGTTTATCCCAACATCGACTATGCATTTATAGTAGCCCTGATTGTGATCCTTGATGACATCAACGGTGACAACACTGCATGAGATTACTCATATTTCAGATTTCGGAATTGCTTCTATAAATCACGTAAATAAGTGTGTGGTTATGTATTTTAAGAATGTTCTTGTTTGCCAGTTGCTACATTAATTTCCCTTGTGTCCTAAGTTGTGCAATATAACTTGTCAAAGTATTTGCTTTTGATAAATGTGATTGCTGTAGCTGCTCGATCGTTTCTAACATTTGAACATAGGTTATGTTGTTGGCaaacaacaagaagaacaGCAGCAATAACTACTACTgctacaacaacaacaacaataatactaataataaaaagaattggACTTTTTGAGTAAGCAGATTAATTGTCCATATTTAAAGTAAAGATTGCTACTAGAAAATGGCCGGATCATTAGTTATACGATCGTAATCTCTTGACGATGCATTTGCAGACACTCAAAACGACCTTTTGAGATGACTGAGTCTTTAAAAGCTTTTTCGAAGCTGTTGCGGGGTTCGTATGGTTAACCTCTTGTGAACAAATCACAAAAAGACAAGAGTACCAAGACCTCcgagatatttttaaatgaatgcATAATTTGACTCTTTTGCTCTGTGCATTATTTCTAAGGGGATTTTTGTTCATTCACGTGCAATAAATGAAGTGAGACCAAATTGGTGTGATGTTTAATGGAGAGGGACCTAGTTAGGTATGATTTTACACATTGGCTCTTGACTTTCTACAAACCAGCGGACGGAGCAGGGAATACTAATAATGACTCCTAAAAGTTATGTAGTTTCAGTTTATTTCGTACTacccattattaattataacgTTGATACGAGGTAAATTGTCCTTCACTGTAAAATACCATTGACATGTGACAACATCCACTTCTGACATTTGTCAAGATCGCAGCCAGTTTAAGCAGTCTAAATAGCCCCAcccttatttctttttgagtGTGGGTTCATTTTGAGAGTTCCATTATTTTCCCCCTCTGCCTTCCATTAAGGGTTAATTTCTCCCGCGGGCATCGTTTTGGCCGGggaaatttctttaattttcctgCATTCTATTGAGAGATTTAAAAATCCTGAGAGGATTTGCATATTTTCCCCTTATTCTTTCTCAGGATTCAAATATCAAAGTGGGTTTATTGAATTCCGTGTCTCATTATTTTTGCAGTTATTAAAATACCCCGGCCCCGAGAggaattgtaaaattttctcttcattcgTTCATTTTGAGATTTCAAATATCCTGAAGGaattaatttgttgaattttcccctcattttctttttgaaagttattattatttttggttttcctCGTATACATAGACATACCCAAACCTGAGAATTTTcagagagaaaaacaaaacagaatTAAAGCTTACATAATGGGGCAATCAAATCCACATCAGCCAATATTTGCAGAGGCAAGTCCAGAAATATATACCAGACCGTATCCGATAATCGGCCCTCAGTACTGCGTCCCATATCCCGTTGATATTGCCATTGTTAGAAAGTTTATGAGCGTCACCGATGGCACTTTCGTTGTCAACGACATTGCCGACAATCTCATGTTCAAAGTCAAAGAAAAACTCATAAGCCTTCATAAGAGGAGGACTGTGCTTGACCCTTATGACAATCCCATCGTCACCGTTACAAAGAAAGTACACTCACTTTCATCGTCGTCATTTCCgtattttacaaaatacatACTTATTTATTGCACCTTCATTCGGATATACGCACTGGAGACTTGagaatgactcatttaattttttttttctttgttctttttggTTATTATGCATGTCGCAGTTGATTTCTGCGCACGAGAAGCACTATGTATTCAGGGGAAACAGCACAGATTCTAAAGATCTTCTTTTTACTGTGGGAAAATCTAAAATGATTCAATTGAAGACTACTTTgaatgtttacttggcaagtAACAATAAACAAGATGTTTGTGATTTTAAGATCAAAGGCAGCTGGCTTGAACGATCTTGCATTTTTTATGCTGGAGAGTCTAAAGCAATTGTTGCCCaggtaaattaattacttagtTAAGATACATATGCTTC
It contains:
- the LOC107177462 gene encoding protein LURP-one-related 15 isoform X1, producing MAQQPVNVPAPTPPPNPAMYSNPVSIIGPQYCLPYPVDLAVVRKFMTLADGSFTVTDINDNIMFKVKEKHFSLHDKRTLLDPAGNPVVTITEKLFSAHVKHFVFRGASTDAKDLLFTVGTSSVLQLKTALNVFLAGNTKQEVCDFKVKGSWTERSCVVYAGESNTIVAQMHKKETVGSFFLNKDRFAVTVYPNIDYAFIVALIVILDDINGDNTA
- the LOC107177462 gene encoding protein LURP-one-related 10 isoform X2, which gives rise to MAQQPVNVPAPTPPPNPAMYSNPVSIIGPQYCLPYPVDLAVVRKFMTLADGSFTVTDINDNIMFKVKEKHFSLHDKRTLLDPAGNPVVTITEKLISAHEKHYVFRGNSTDSKDLLFTVGKSKMIQLKTTLNVYLASNNKQDVCDFKIKGSWLERSCIFYAGESKAIVAQMQKRITAGSVMLDKDRYTVTVYPNIDYAFVVALIVILDEINNDDDD
- the LOC107177462 gene encoding protein LURP-one-related 10 isoform X3 — its product is MGQSNPHQPIFAEASPEIYTRPYPIIGPQYCVPYPVDIAIVRKFMSVTDGTFVVNDIADNLMFKVKEKLISLHKRRTVLDPYDNPIVTVTKKLISAHEKHYVFRGNSTDSKDLLFTVGKSKMIQLKTTLNVYLASNNKQDVCDFKIKGSWLERSCIFYAGESKAIVAQMQKRITAGSVMLDKDRYTVTVYPNIDYAFVVALIVILDEINNDDDD